A region of Moorena producens PAL-8-15-08-1 DNA encodes the following proteins:
- a CDS encoding MATE family efflux transporter, translating to MKQNLIEGKVSSQLTRLTIPMIWGVFAVIAFNLIDTYFVGQLGTKHLAAMSFTFPVVMTLGSLAMGLGVGASSVIARAIGEGDIQKVRRLTTDSLTLSLLVVALFTLVGLATIDPLFTALGADADVLPLIRSYMQIWYWGMICLVIPMVGNSAIRASGNTAIPSVIMTVAAFVNIALDPVLILGLGGFPRLELAGAAIATVISRATTLVVALWFLNNRLQMLCFNLPKLRVILESWKKILYVGLPAAGTSMVFPISIGVITGLLAGYGTIAVAGFGIASRVESFSQIVLIAISASIGPFVGQNWGAKKYLRVHQALRLSFLFCLFWGVLVTVILAATAPWLASLFNSNPEVITITATYLLIVPISYAGTGVILVASSAFNALGKPLPSVVMMVTRMLVLYIPLAYLGSQLFGVNGIFAAACISNVAVGLGAYIWNQKTCNIKTVSALEKESVSVGMG from the coding sequence ATGAAGCAAAACCTGATTGAAGGGAAGGTGAGCTCCCAGCTAACCCGACTAACGATACCCATGATTTGGGGAGTGTTTGCAGTTATTGCTTTCAATCTGATTGACACCTATTTTGTCGGACAACTGGGAACCAAACACCTAGCAGCTATGAGTTTCACCTTTCCCGTGGTGATGACTTTAGGTAGTCTAGCGATGGGGTTGGGGGTGGGAGCATCCTCTGTGATTGCCCGTGCCATTGGAGAAGGGGATATCCAGAAAGTGCGACGACTGACAACAGATAGTCTAACCCTGTCCCTGCTAGTAGTAGCACTGTTCACGTTGGTGGGATTAGCCACTATCGATCCCCTATTCACGGCCTTAGGAGCTGATGCCGATGTGCTACCACTGATTCGTAGTTACATGCAGATTTGGTACTGGGGAATGATTTGTCTGGTTATCCCGATGGTGGGTAACAGTGCCATCCGCGCTTCCGGCAATACTGCTATTCCCAGCGTGATAATGACCGTTGCTGCATTCGTCAATATTGCCCTCGATCCAGTATTAATCCTCGGACTGGGAGGATTTCCTCGATTAGAACTGGCAGGGGCAGCGATCGCAACAGTAATTTCCCGCGCCACCACCCTAGTTGTAGCCTTGTGGTTTCTCAACAATCGCCTGCAGATGCTTTGCTTCAACCTGCCCAAGCTGAGAGTAATTTTAGAATCCTGGAAAAAAATTCTCTATGTGGGTTTGCCTGCTGCTGGAACGAGCATGGTATTTCCCATATCTATTGGTGTGATTACTGGGTTGCTAGCTGGTTACGGAACTATAGCAGTAGCAGGTTTTGGCATTGCCTCACGAGTAGAATCCTTTAGCCAGATTGTCCTAATTGCAATCTCTGCCAGCATTGGACCGTTTGTAGGGCAAAACTGGGGGGCGAAAAAGTACCTCCGTGTCCATCAAGCCTTGCGTCTAAGTTTCCTATTTTGCTTATTTTGGGGAGTGCTAGTAACAGTGATTCTTGCTGCCACAGCTCCTTGGTTAGCCTCCCTGTTTAACAGCAACCCAGAAGTAATCACAATTACCGCCACTTACCTACTTATTGTCCCGATTAGCTATGCCGGAACAGGCGTGATTCTAGTTGCTAGTTCCGCCTTTAATGCCTTAGGTAAACCGCTACCATCAGTGGTGATGATGGTGACTCGGATGCTGGTGCTTTACATACCACTGGCCTATCTAGGCAGTCAGCTATTTGGGGTGAA